In Brassica napus cultivar Da-Ae chromosome A3, Da-Ae, whole genome shotgun sequence, the sequence ataaactattatattttgtatataattatttctagGTAACAATTGTTATGAGTATGTTTTcgtttgatgacaaaaaaaacatattgttgtgagtttcaaaataaataaaataataatatatataaaaaattaacatatgttaattattttatttattgtataaaaatattacataggttataaattttaatatatattggatttttcgtatttttaataaatagaatatCAACATAAATCAAGTTTTGccatattatttaattaatgtaaGTGACAAAATCGATACATGTTAATTAAATATAGTCATATAGtattaaatttatgaaaaaggtCATTAGCAGATGATTTGTATGACTATTACTACGTGGCCATTTGAAAATTGTAAGTGATTAgtgaatatttattatataatttatttaatagattGTTTGGAATCAAGATTGGGGAGATCTTAAtaacttaattttaatttctatttatttatatccTTAATTTTTCTGGTCTAAcatttaattaagaaaataactttaatgaattaatttcaaaaacacacaaattttcaataacatattttgtaatatCCCACATAAAACAAATGTTAGTTTCAAATTGTACTTCTAATGTAATAGAGAAGATATTTTTTCTGGTCTAACATTtacttatgaaaataaatttaatgaattaatacaaaacttatatatttacaatggCATATTTTGTGATATCCCACATAAAACAAATCTTagtttcaaaaatcaaaatgtatttatattttagtagcGAAGATGTAGCTTAAACTTTATTACAAATTGTTTGaccaatataattttaatagacTGGTTGAATGATTCGTTTTCATCAAACCTAACTTGAAACTATAGACATGGCACCCACTCCTTCGTCTTTCCTTTAAACATAAACCTTCAAATAACACCCAAAAATTTGGCTTTATTTCTTGTTAACCTCTCAATCTTCTTTCACTTCAGATTAAAATGAGTATGGCCGGCGGGGGAAAGTGGCGGAGAGAGGCAGAGAAGCTGGTGGTTAAGCCTTTCCGGCTAGTAACAACAACACTCCTCAGCCTCCTCCTTCCTCTCTCTTTCCTTCTCCTTAGCCGTCTCTCTTCATCTTCCTTCCTCTTCTCATTGATCAAATCTCCTCCGCAAACGGATTCATCTTTCCTCTTCTCTATCCTTCGTTACACGAATCCGGCCATATTATACGTGGCCGTTTCGGCAATAAGCGTTTACACTCTAGTTCTTGGTCTGACCACCAAGATCACAGCCTCAGAACCCAACAGCTCGATTCCCTTTTCTCCACATGTCACCATGGCGTGGCTCACGCTCTTCCTTGTTCAAATCTCCGTCGGTTTAGGCCTGGAAGGAACGAGTTCCAACGGCTTAATCATCGGAAGTGAACGTAACTTCTTGAGCAGACTAGTGTTTTTCTGTGGTCTTAATGAGGTAATGCTTCTGTGGTGTAGGCTGATCGTGAGACCAGTGGTGGACAGCACGTTGATCGGAGGTCAACACCGGATAGAAGAGACAGTTTTGGAGAGAGTGGCTTTGGCCGTGAGCTGTGGGACGTTGTGGTGGTGGAAGCTTCGGGATGAAATAGAGGCTTTAGTTGGTGTGGCAGAGGCTAAAAGAGCattgttgttgttattattaCCAACCGATGGTAATGCTAACGTTAGTTTGGATGTGGGAACGGTTGATTTTGTGAATTGGTGGTTATACTATATGGTTGTGATGATTGGTATGGTTAGGATCGTTAAAGGGTgtttgtggtttggaatgattTTGCTTTTCGAACAAGGTAGTAGAAGAAATCCACGTCGAAATGCCAATGATCCTCCTGTTTCTACAGCTTCTTCAGTTCATTATGACGATGAAGGTGACACTAAAGTGTAATTAGTAACAATTGGTTATACGAAGGTTCAAATTGATATTTGTAATGAGAAAGATGTTAACAAATTCAATACTGGAATGAAATTTGATAAACAGAGGCTTTACATCACATTTCGAtagaatcataaaaaaaaacattagcaCCAGCAATAGGGCTGGGATCATGTATTGGGGTTTTTCGGggagtgttacaaaaaaaaagaaaaaagaaaaaaaaggcagACATAGAATGTTAGTGTCTGTCTATCAGCTAGGTTAGGCCGACCAAACTTGTTACTCACCCCTTGTTAGGCCTCAAGGGAAAACGAAAAACTCAAAGTTAATAATAGggaaaattccttaaaaatacacagactaattttcatttgctaataaaatacacgaactattttggattcccgtttaatacacaaactaatTTATGTTGtctattaaatacacaaacttttgaaattcgcAGGTTTTACACATCGTTTTAGACGGCGTTAACTAAGTTTAACGGAAGTAAAGACAGCGTTAATGTTTAATTAAACATGTGTTTAatttatgaaaagaaaattccttaaaaatacacgaactaatttttatttgttaattaaatacacaaactattttggatccccatttaatacacgaactaatttttgtttcccatttaatacataaacttttaaaatttgtagattttaCACATCGATTTAAACGACGTCAACTACGTTTAACAGAAATGACTTTAGTTTTAACTAAAAGTATGGTTAAAATGTGAAAAGTACGCTCACGCTCACCCTCAACCAAAACCACTCGAATCGATTGATCCTTATATTCAAGCTAGCATCAATTCAAGTTTGACACCCTAATCTATTTCAACCTCTTTTACTCATCAAACTAtgttccttttcttcttcttcgctttgatttcattttatattgcTTCAAAGTggagttgatttccatgtcatGAAAAATGACGAAGAAAACTAGGTAATTTTAAACGAGTTTCTGTTTTTGGAATTAgtttttgattcttgtttttcgTCAATCAAGGTTAATTTACACTATACAAGTGTAATGAAGAAGAAAACTACCAATATAATCTATCAGAAGGATTTTTAATTGTCTTTCGCAATTTAACCACATGTTTAACTAAACACTAACATCTACTTCACTTTTGCTAAACATAGTTGACATCCACTAAATCATGTTAAACATAGTTGACGTCGTCTAAATCGATGTgtaaaatctgaaaattttaaaagtttgtgtattaaatGAGAAGCAAAAATTAGTTCATGTATTAAATGGGGATCCAAAATAGTTCgtgtattttattaacaaatgaaaattagttcgtgtattttattaacaaatacaaattagttcgtgtatttttaaagaattttattttcataaattaagCACATGTTTAATTTAACACTAACATCGTCTTCACCTCCGTTAAATATAGATAACGCCGTCTAAAACTATGTGTAAAACCTgcgaatt encodes:
- the LOC106441921 gene encoding uncharacterized protein LOC106441921, translated to MSMAGGGKWRREAEKLVVKPFRLVTTTLLSLLLPLSFLLLSRLSSSSFLFSLIKSPPQTDSSFLFSILRYTNPAILYVAVSAISVYTLVLGLTTKITASEPNSSIPFSPHVTMAWLTLFLVQISVGLGLEGTSSNGLIIGSERNFLSRLVFFCGLNEVMLLWCRLIVRPVVDSTLIGGQHRIEETVLERVALAVSCGTLWWWKLRDEIEALVGVAEAKRALLLLLLPTDGNANVSLDVGTVDFVNWWLYYMVVMIGMVRIVKGCLWFGMILLFEQGSRRNPRRNANDPPVSTASSVHYDDEGDTKV